TTTGAAGCTAAGCTGATCAACGAGGAGGTCAGGGAAAAGAACATTCTAGTATGCAGGCTGCATATAAAAGGAATGACCTGCACTTCTTGCACAAACACAGTAGAATCTGCCTTGCAAGCTTTTCCTGGGGTTCAAAGAGCTTCAGTTGCATTGGCTACTGAAGAGGCAGAGATCCGTTATGATCGCAGGATTGTTGCTGCTAACCAACTTATCCAGGCAGTGGAAGAGACTGGCTTTGAAGCAGTCCTGATCACTGCAGGAGAAGATCGGAGCAGGATAGATCTCAAAATAGACGGCGTTCTCAATGAGAGGTTAATAATGATACTAGAAAGCTCTATACAAGCTCTTCCTGGTGTGGAAGACATAAAAGTTAACACTGAACTCCACAAGATCACCATCTCATACAAGCCTGACCAGACAGGACCCAGGGACCTCATCGAAGTCATTGAGTCAGCCACATCTGGTGATATTACTGCATCAATATATCCAGAAGCGGAAGGAAGGGAGCATCATAGGTATGGGGAAATCCAGCGATACAAGCAGTCTTTCTTGTGGAGCTTAATATTCACTATCCCAGTGTTTCTCACCCCCATGGTATTCATGTACATTCCTGGGCTGAAGGATGGGCTCGAAAAAAAGGTTGTCAACATGATGAGCATTGGTGAACTATTGCGGTGGATCTTGTCAACACCAGTCCAATTTATAATTGGCCGCAAGTTTTATACTGGTGCTTACAAGGCAATGTGCCATGGCTCCCCGAACATGGATGTTCTCATTGCTCTAGGGACGAACACTGCTTACTTTTACTCAGTTTACTCGGTTCTTCGAGCAGCTACCTCTGAGAATTACATGTCAACTGATTTTTTCGAGACAAGTTCCATGCTCATATCATTTATCCTCCTTGGTAAGTACCTTGAGATCTTGGCAAAAGGGAAGACCTCTGAGGCTATTGCTAAACTGATGGATCTTGCACCGGAAACTGCAACACTGTTGATACATGACCATGAAGGGAATGTTGTAGGAGAGAAAGAGATTGACAGTAGATTGATTCAGAAAAATGATGTTATCAAAGTAGTCCCCGGTGGGAAAGTTGCTTCTGATGGCTTTGTTATATGGGGCCAAAGCCATGTGAATGAAAGTATGATAACTGGAGAATCGCGGCCCGTGGCAAAGAGGAAGGGTGATACCGTAATTGGAGGTACGGTCAATGAGAATGGTGTGCTCCATGTCCGGGCAACATTTGTCGGATCCGAGAGCGCGCTGTCACAGATTGTAAGGCTTGTAGAATCAGCACAAATGGCAAAAGCTCCTGTCCAGAAGTTTGCTGATCAGATATCTAGAGTCTTTGTCCCACTTGTAAGTTCTATTACATTGTTGTAATAAGATCAATGGGTTATTCTTATCAATGATGAATAACCTTCTCCATGGTTGCAGGTTATTGTTCTCTCTTTGCTTACTTGGCTCGTGTGGTTCTTAGCTGGGAGGTTCCATGGTTACCCTTACTCATGGATACCTTCTTCCATGGATAGCTTTCAACTTGCCCTTCAGTTTGGAATATCAGTTATGGTGATTGCTTGTCCTTGTGCCTTAGGGCTGGCAACTCCAACTGCGGTAATGGTTGCAACTGGAGTCGGTGCCTCAAAAGGCGTTTTGATCAAGGGTGGGCAAGCTCTTGAGAGTGCACATAAGGTACGGAAAATTCCCTTCCTCACGTGGATACACTTGTTTCAGACATTGCTTTCAAATTGGTGACAAACTGATAACACTACTTATTTTTATGACATTTCACAGGTAGACTGCATTGTATTTGATAAAACAGGAACACTGACTATTGGGAAGCCTGTTGTTGTCGACACCAGGCTTCTCAAAAACATGGTCTTGCGTGAATTCTATGATTGTGTTGCAGCAGCAGAGGTATGTTATTTGACTCTATTATTCTCGTCATCATTTTGATTGAAAATAACTTTTAGTGCTTTTGAAGTGAAACTTTTCTCAAATTATATGAATTTCTTGTCTCATTCAGGACAACAGTGAGCACCCACTGGCGAAGGCAATAGTGGAGCATGCCAAGAAGCTGCACTCAGAAGAAAACCACATCTGGTCTGAAGCAAGGGATTTTATTTCAGTACCTGGACATGGTGTCAAGGCCAAAGTTAATGATAAGAGTGTCATTGTGGGGAACAAGAGCTTTATGCTGTCATCAGGCATTGATATCCCCATGGAAGCTTTGGAAATACTagcggaagaagaggagaaagcaCAAACAGCCATTATTGCGGCTATGGATCAAGAAGTTGTGGGCATAATCTCTGTATCTGACCCTATAAAACCAAATGCCCATGAAGTGATATCATACCTCAAATCCATGAATGTGGAGAGCATAATGGTGACCGGGGATAACTGGGGGACTGCTAATGCCATTGGCAAAGAGGTTGGCATTGAAAAGATCATTGCTGAAGCAAAACCAGAGCAGAAGGCTGAGAAGGTGAAGGAACTTCAGGTGAGATATTTTCTGCTTTATATCATAGCTTTCTTGTTTTCCTCTTGCAATCATTtagttatttatttactgtccTTGCATCTTAATTCTTGCAGTTGTCTGGAAAAACCGTGGCGATGGTTGGTGATGGAATAAACGACTCCCCAGCACTTGTGTCAGCTGATGTAGGTCTGGCAATTGGTGCAGGAACAGATGTCGCCATTGAAGCGGCCGACATTGTCCTCATGAAGAGCAAC
This portion of the Setaria viridis chromosome 7, Setaria_viridis_v4.0, whole genome shotgun sequence genome encodes:
- the LOC117864387 gene encoding copper-transporting ATPase HMA5, encoding MAASTRTLFLSCFHGGGGGEVSRHLALRPRYPSMPRRPRPATVAGDAGGGGGSGGDLEAAKGAAEKAAAEEKVAVFEVIGMSCAACAGSVEKGVKRLPGIHDAAVDVLGGRAQVIFYPVFVSEEKIREAIEDVGFEAKLINEEVREKNILVCRLHIKGMTCTSCTNTVESALQAFPGVQRASVALATEEAEIRYDRRIVAANQLIQAVEETGFEAVLITAGEDRSRIDLKIDGVLNERLIMILESSIQALPGVEDIKVNTELHKITISYKPDQTGPRDLIEVIESATSGDITASIYPEAEGREHHRYGEIQRYKQSFLWSLIFTIPVFLTPMVFMYIPGLKDGLEKKVVNMMSIGELLRWILSTPVQFIIGRKFYTGAYKAMCHGSPNMDVLIALGTNTAYFYSVYSVLRAATSENYMSTDFFETSSMLISFILLGKYLEILAKGKTSEAIAKLMDLAPETATLLIHDHEGNVVGEKEIDSRLIQKNDVIKVVPGGKVASDGFVIWGQSHVNESMITGESRPVAKRKGDTVIGGTVNENGVLHVRATFVGSESALSQIVRLVESAQMAKAPVQKFADQISRVFVPLVIVLSLLTWLVWFLAGRFHGYPYSWIPSSMDSFQLALQFGISVMVIACPCALGLATPTAVMVATGVGASKGVLIKGGQALESAHKVDCIVFDKTGTLTIGKPVVVDTRLLKNMVLREFYDCVAAAEDNSEHPLAKAIVEHAKKLHSEENHIWSEARDFISVPGHGVKAKVNDKSVIVGNKSFMLSSGIDIPMEALEILAEEEEKAQTAIIAAMDQEVVGIISVSDPIKPNAHEVISYLKSMNVESIMVTGDNWGTANAIGKEVGIEKIIAEAKPEQKAEKVKELQLSGKTVAMVGDGINDSPALVSADVGLAIGAGTDVAIEAADIVLMKSNLEDVVTAIDLSRKTFFRIRMNYVWALGYNIIGIPIAAGVLFPSSRFRLPPWVAGAAMAASSVSVVCWSLLLRYYKSPKKFGN